A genomic region of Vibrio sp. 10N contains the following coding sequences:
- a CDS encoding lysophospholipid acyltransferase family protein, producing the protein MAFQGFVWFMNFVGVLSIDVHHKERFVTNKGALVVANHPTLIDVVIIIGQLRQCDCIVKASLWKNPFIRHVIQMAGYIPNDSEDILDICESKMSSGRKLLVFPEGTRTTPNSVVKCQRGAAQLAIRCNTDIQRVLITSNPATLYKGIAWYDVPQIKPQIDVVILECESTQALVDCSRSTPIAARRLTRYFEASLEPSLKPEQMTIEDYVLGNFTK; encoded by the coding sequence GGCATTCCAAGGTTTTGTATGGTTCATGAATTTTGTCGGTGTACTCTCTATTGATGTGCATCATAAAGAGAGGTTTGTCACTAATAAAGGGGCGTTGGTTGTGGCGAACCACCCAACATTAATTGATGTGGTTATCATTATTGGACAATTACGCCAGTGTGATTGCATCGTAAAAGCCTCTTTGTGGAAAAACCCATTTATTCGACATGTTATTCAGATGGCGGGTTATATCCCTAATGACTCAGAAGATATTTTGGACATCTGTGAGAGTAAGATGTCGTCTGGACGTAAACTGCTTGTGTTCCCTGAGGGCACACGAACGACCCCAAATTCAGTAGTCAAATGCCAAAGAGGCGCTGCTCAACTTGCTATTCGTTGCAACACCGATATCCAACGAGTGTTGATCACTAGCAATCCAGCAACGCTTTACAAGGGGATCGCTTGGTACGATGTCCCGCAAATAAAGCCACAAATAGATGTAGTAATTTTGGAGTGTGAGTCGACACAAGCACTTGTCGACTGCTCACGCTCGACCCCAATTGCTGCACGACGATTAACTCGCTACTTTGAGGCTTCGCTTGAGCCAAGTCTCAAACCGGAACAAATGACGATAGAGGATTACGTTCTTGGAAACTTTACAAAATAA
- a CDS encoding phosphopantetheine-binding protein yields METLQNKIKTLIIDALNLEDLSVEDIDTDEPLFGDESGLNLDSIDALELGLAIKQEFGIVINGDDPKAKEYFRSVASLAALIEQQSVSAEA; encoded by the coding sequence TTGGAAACTTTACAAAATAAAATTAAGACACTCATTATCGATGCGCTAAACCTTGAAGATCTCTCTGTTGAAGATATTGATACTGATGAGCCATTGTTTGGTGATGAATCTGGTCTGAACCTCGATTCTATTGATGCGTTAGAGCTTGGCTTGGCGATTAAGCAAGAGTTTGGCATCGTCATCAACGGTGATGATCCTAAAGCGAAAGAGTACTTTCGTTCAGTTGCTAGTTTAGCGGCGTTGATCGAACAACAAAGTGTATCTGCGGAGGCCTAG